The Rhizobium rhododendri nucleotide sequence TGCGGAGCGGCTCCTCCAGCAGGCTGACTGCGGTCGGAATAGCCTTGGAAAAGAACTGCGCGCCCTGGCTGCCGCCGAAGACGACGAGGTTGAACGGCTCATCCGGACCGGATGGATGATAGGGCGTCTTGGCTGCCTCGATGACGGCCGGCCGCACGGGATTGCCGGTGGTAACCGTCTTTTCCGGGTACGCACCGCCATTGTCCGGCAGGAAGCCGCCGGCAATCGCTTTCACGCGGCCGGCCAGCGCCTTGTTAGCACGGCCCATCACGGCATTCTGCTCGTGGATGACGGTTGGCACGCCCATGCGTGTCGCGGCGAGCAACGGGGGAATCGTTGGATAACCGCCGAAACCGACGACGCAAAGCGGGCCGATGTTGCGGATCAGCTTTCGGGCCGCGCGCATGCCGGTCCAGAGCGTCCAGAGCGAGCGGGCGAGATTGACCGGGTTCTTGGAGCCGATCGTTGCGGAAGGCACCACGTGGATCTCGTCGGCTGGAAAGGAGCCCGCATAGCGCTCGGCGCGGCTGTCGGTGACCAGATGCACGGAGTAACCCCGATCGCGCAGCTTGTAGGCCAGCGCTTCGGCTGGAAATACATGGCCGCCGGTGCCACCGGCGGCGAGAAGAATGATGCCCTTGCTCATCGCATCACTCCGCCGGAACGCCGTGGGTCACGCGAAACAGGCTGCGCTCCTGCATGCGCTTCTCCGGTCGGTGACGGGTCAGCGCCAGGATGAAGCCTGCGGTGACGCAGATCGCGATCATCGACGAACCACCGTAGGAGATCAGTGGCAGGGTCATGCCCTTGGCCGGCAGCAACTGCAGGTTCACGCCGACATTGATGATAGACTGGATGCCGATCTGCAGCACCAGGCCGGCAACGGCGAAGCGGTTGAAGTCGTTCTTCTCACGGTAGGCATGAGATAGTCCGCGCAGGACGAGGACCGCGAAGATGCAGACCAGGAACATGCAGAAGATGATGCCGAACTCTTCCGCAGCCACCGAGAAGATGAAGTCGGTGTGGGCGTCGGGAATGATGCGTTTGACGATACCCTCGCCCGGACCGACGCCGAACCAGTCGCCGCGCACAATTGCCTCGCGGGCTGTATCGACCTGAAAGGTATCGCCTTCGCCGGTCAGGAACTTGTCGATGCGCAGCGCCACGTGCGGGAAGACGTAATAGGCGCTGAAAAGACCACCCACGCCCATGCCGCCAAGCACGAAGATCCACAGCCAGGGCATGCCCGCCATGAAGAACATGCCGGCCCAGACGGCCGATGTCAGGATGGTCTGGCCGAGGTCGGGCTGGGCGACCAGCAACGAGGCCACGATACCGAAGAGGATGATGGCAAAGAGGTTGCCCGGAATTTCAGGCTGGCGCGCATGCTCGGCAAAAAGCCAGGCGCAGACGACGACGAAGGCCGGCTTCATGAATTCCGAAGGCTGGATCGACAGGCTGGCGAGATTGACCCAGCGGCGCGAACCCTTGACTTCGACGCCGAAGAACAACGCAAACAGCATCATAGCCAGCGAGACGACAAGAATGATCACAGCCGTCCGGCGCACCTGACGCGGCGTCAGGAACGAAATGCCGATCATCACGGCGATTGCCGGGATGAGGAAAGCGGCATGGCGCTTGACGAAGTGGAACGGTTCAAGCCCGATGCGGGTCGCCACTGCCGGCGACGCTGCAAAGGACAGCATGAAGCCAATGCCGAGAAGCAGGATGAAAATCCCGAGGAAAAAACGATCGATCGTCCAGAACCAGTCGGCCAGGGCCCCACGGTCTACGCGGCTTACCATCTCATGCGCCTCCTGTTGGCGAACCGATCAGCATGGTGATCCCTTCCAGCGCCGACACGTGTGCGACGAAGGAATCCCCTCTGACCTCGAAGTTCTTGTATTGGTCGAAACTTGCGCAAGCCGGTGATAGCATGACAGCAGCGCTGACGCCCTGATCCATCGCCGCATCGGCAGCCGCGTGCAGAACGGCGCGATCAAGCGTGCCGGAAATCTCGTATGGCACGGCCTCGCCCAGAGTGGCTGCAAACTGCGGTGCCGCCTCGCCAATCAGATATGCCTTGGCGATGCGGGGAAACAGCGGTGCAAGCGAAGCGATGCCTCCCTCTTTCGGCAAGCCGCCGGCAATCCAGTAGATCCGCTCGTAGCTCGACAAGGCCGGAGCCGCTGCCTCGGCGTTGGTCGCCTTCGAATCATTGACGAACACGACAGTGCCGCGACGCGCCACCGGCTGCATGCGATGCTTCAGGCCCGGGAACGACGCAAGGCCGGACTGGATATCCTCGACGGATACGCCCACCGCCAGGCAGGCGGCGATGGCCGCTGCGGCGTTCTGGGCATTGTGGCTGCCGCGCAATGTCTGGATGCCGTCGAGATCGGCGATGGCGGCCGTCTCTCCGGCCGATGCCCGGACAATCCGGCTCCCGTCGGCATATAGACCGTCTGACAACACCTGGCGGCGAGAGATGCGCATCACCGTGCCGCCGGCGCGTTCGATGCGGTCGGCAATGACCGTCGAGAAGCTGTCGTCGACGCCGAC carries:
- the ftsW gene encoding putative lipid II flippase FtsW, whose product is MVSRVDRGALADWFWTIDRFFLGIFILLLGIGFMLSFAASPAVATRIGLEPFHFVKRHAAFLIPAIAVMIGISFLTPRQVRRTAVIILVVSLAMMLFALFFGVEVKGSRRWVNLASLSIQPSEFMKPAFVVVCAWLFAEHARQPEIPGNLFAIILFGIVASLLVAQPDLGQTILTSAVWAGMFFMAGMPWLWIFVLGGMGVGGLFSAYYVFPHVALRIDKFLTGEGDTFQVDTAREAIVRGDWFGVGPGEGIVKRIIPDAHTDFIFSVAAEEFGIIFCMFLVCIFAVLVLRGLSHAYREKNDFNRFAVAGLVLQIGIQSIINVGVNLQLLPAKGMTLPLISYGGSSMIAICVTAGFILALTRHRPEKRMQERSLFRVTHGVPAE
- the murG gene encoding undecaprenyldiphospho-muramoylpentapeptide beta-N-acetylglucosaminyltransferase; its protein translation is MSKGIILLAAGGTGGHVFPAEALAYKLRDRGYSVHLVTDSRAERYAGSFPADEIHVVPSATIGSKNPVNLARSLWTLWTGMRAARKLIRNIGPLCVVGFGGYPTIPPLLAATRMGVPTVIHEQNAVMGRANKALAGRVKAIAGGFLPDNGGAYPEKTVTTGNPVRPAVIEAAKTPYHPSGPDEPFNLVVFGGSQGAQFFSKAIPTAVSLLEEPLRNRLRITQQVRVEDMETVNNCVVHLQMGADIAPFFNDMAERIAAAHLVICRSGASTVSELAVIGRPAILVPYPYALDHDQAANAAALAANGGAKVIAQSELSSEKLSAILRGSMNSPEKLAKMAAAAKSTGKPEAANLLADLVEAIADKRSIAEFKGAGA
- the murD gene encoding UDP-N-acetylmuramoyl-L-alanine--D-glutamate ligase codes for the protein MIAVTTLKGKRVALFGLGGSGLATALALVAGGADVTAWDDNPDSVAKATAAGVPTADLRTIDWPRLSSFVLSPGVPLTHPKPHWTVDLARSAGVEIIGDVELFVRERRVHAPDCPFIAITGTNGKSTTTALIAHILKSSGRDTQMGGNIGTAILTLDPPRAERYYVVECSSYQIDLAPTLNPSAGILLNLTPDHLDRHGTMQHYADIKERLVAGSGTSIVGVDDSFSTVIADRIERAGGTVMRISRRQVLSDGLYADGSRIVRASAGETAAIADLDGIQTLRGSHNAQNAAAAIAACLAVGVSVEDIQSGLASFPGLKHRMQPVARRGTVVFVNDSKATNAEAAAPALSSYERIYWIAGGLPKEGGIASLAPLFPRIAKAYLIGEAAPQFAATLGEAVPYEISGTLDRAVLHAAADAAMDQGVSAAVMLSPACASFDQYKNFEVRGDSFVAHVSALEGITMLIGSPTGGA